The following are from one region of the uncultured Fusobacterium sp. genome:
- the prmC gene encoding peptide chain release factor N(5)-glutamine methyltransferase produces the protein MKLLEILNFSKEYLQKYSFSKPRLESEKLIATVLKLDRITLYAYFDMELTAEQKDKIKRYLREMARGRIGFDELIQKKGEFELDMKNYKEENFELLKKSIEYLEKHQVPNARLDAEYIFAHILKVSRVTLTLNLNKKIEEEDKNKIREMLVARGRDRKPLQYLLGEWEFYGYPFKVDERVLIPRADTEILVEQCKYLMGDIVIPKIVDIGTGSGAIAISLGKELPNAHVLGIDISEGALTLANENRDLNKAQNVKFIRSDIFSTLRDEKYKNVKFNLIVSNPPYIPTEEYKTLMPEVLKYEPKNALTDDGDGYYFYEKISKEANEFLTKDGYLAFEVGYNQAEKVAEFMRENNFDVISIVKDYGGIDRVVIGKRREEN, from the coding sequence ATGAAATTATTAGAAATATTAAATTTTTCAAAAGAGTATTTGCAAAAATACTCTTTTTCAAAACCCCGTCTTGAAAGTGAAAAACTTATAGCAACAGTTTTAAAATTAGATAGAATAACTTTGTATGCATATTTTGATATGGAACTTACTGCAGAACAGAAAGATAAAATAAAAAGATATCTAAGAGAGATGGCAAGAGGTAGAATAGGTTTCGATGAACTTATTCAAAAAAAGGGAGAATTTGAATTGGATATGAAAAATTATAAAGAGGAGAATTTTGAACTTTTAAAAAAATCAATTGAATATCTAGAGAAACACCAAGTTCCAAATGCAAGATTAGATGCTGAGTATATATTTGCACATATTTTAAAAGTAAGCAGAGTAACTCTTACACTAAATTTAAATAAAAAAATAGAAGAAGAGGATAAAAACAAAATAAGAGAGATGTTAGTAGCTAGAGGAAGAGATAGAAAACCTTTACAATATTTACTTGGAGAATGGGAATTTTATGGTTATCCATTTAAAGTAGATGAAAGAGTCTTAATTCCTAGAGCAGATACAGAGATATTAGTAGAACAATGTAAATATCTTATGGGAGATATAGTTATTCCTAAAATAGTAGATATAGGAACAGGGAGTGGAGCTATAGCTATATCTTTGGGAAAAGAGTTACCAAATGCCCATGTATTAGGGATAGATATAAGTGAAGGAGCTTTAACTTTAGCTAATGAGAATAGAGACTTAAATAAAGCTCAAAATGTAAAATTTATAAGATCAGATATTTTTTCTACTTTGAGAGATGAGAAATATAAAAATGTAAAATTTAATCTAATAGTTTCGAATCCTCCGTATATTCCAACTGAAGAGTACAAAACATTGATGCCAGAAGTTTTAAAATATGAACCTAAAAATGCTCTTACAGATGATGGAGATGGATATTATTTTTATGAAAAAATATCTAAAGAGGCTAATGAATTTTTAACTAAAGATGGATATTTAGCCTTTGAAGTAGGATATAATCAAGCTGAAAAAGTAGCTGAATTTATGAGAGAGAATAATTTTGATGTTATTTCTATAGTGAAAGATTATGGTGGAATAGACAGAGTAGTAATTGGAAAAAGAAGAGAGGAAAATTAA
- the xseB gene encoding exodeoxyribonuclease VII small subunit — MKKAGSFEENLIEIDGIIEKLESGELTLDESIKEYETAMKLLKKSSDLLNRAEGKVLKVVEKADGVEVEEGL, encoded by the coding sequence ATGAAAAAAGCTGGAAGCTTTGAAGAAAATCTTATTGAAATAGATGGAATTATAGAGAAATTAGAGAGTGGAGAATTAACTTTAGATGAATCTATAAAAGAGTACGAGACAGCTATGAAACTTTTAAAAAAATCTTCTGATCTTTTAAATAGAGCAGAAGGAAAAGTATTAAAAGTAGTAGAAAAAGCTGATGGAGTAGAGGTTGAGGAGGGGTTATGA
- the dhaK gene encoding dihydroxyacetone kinase subunit DhaK — translation MKKMINKPENIVNEMVAGMIKAYPNSLEAVADMPIVVRKEKKSGKVALVSGGGSGHEPSHAGFVGYGMLDGAVAGEVFTSPSADKVYEAIKAVNGGAGVLLVIKNYSGDVMNFEMAAEMAGMEDIPVKRIIVNDDIAVENSTYTVGRRGIAGTVLVHKIVGAAAEKGYSLDDLEVLGNKVISNLKTMGMSLTPCYVPTTGKLSFELPEDEVEIGLGIHGEPGTHREKFQGADAHIDYLLDKILAESKINGEEVAVLVNGLGETTLMELFIINNRVADVLKEKNIKVVDTIVGNYMTSLDMGGFSISILKLDEEMKELLMAKADTPAFKRF, via the coding sequence ATGAAAAAAATGATTAACAAACCTGAAAACATTGTAAATGAAATGGTAGCTGGAATGATAAAAGCTTATCCTAACTCTCTTGAAGCAGTTGCAGATATGCCTATTGTTGTAAGAAAAGAAAAAAAATCTGGAAAAGTTGCCCTAGTAAGTGGAGGAGGAAGTGGACATGAGCCTTCTCATGCAGGATTTGTTGGATATGGAATGTTAGATGGAGCTGTAGCTGGAGAAGTTTTTACTTCACCAAGTGCTGATAAAGTATATGAAGCAATTAAAGCTGTTAATGGAGGAGCTGGAGTATTACTTGTTATTAAAAACTACAGTGGAGATGTTATGAACTTTGAAATGGCAGCTGAAATGGCTGGAATGGAAGATATTCCTGTTAAAAGAATAATAGTTAATGATGATATTGCAGTAGAAAATAGTACATATACAGTTGGAAGAAGAGGAATAGCTGGAACAGTTTTAGTTCATAAAATTGTAGGAGCTGCTGCTGAAAAAGGATATTCTCTTGATGACTTAGAAGTATTAGGAAATAAAGTTATATCAAATTTAAAAACTATGGGTATGTCTTTAACTCCTTGTTATGTTCCTACAACAGGAAAATTAAGCTTTGAACTTCCTGAAGATGAAGTTGAAATTGGTTTAGGAATACATGGTGAACCTGGAACTCATAGAGAAAAATTCCAAGGAGCTGATGCTCATATTGATTATCTACTAGATAAAATCTTAGCTGAATCAAAAATCAATGGAGAAGAGGTTGCTGTTCTAGTAAACGGACTTGGAGAAACTACTTTAATGGAACTATTTATTATTAATAATAGAGTGGCTGACGTTTTAAAAGAAAAAAATATAAAAGTTGTTGATACAATTGTAGGTAACTATATGACTTCATTAGATATGGGAGGATTCTCAATCTCTATTCTTAAACTAGATGAAGAGATGAAAGAACTTCTTATGGCTAAAGCTGACACACCTGCATTCAAAAGATTTTAG
- a CDS encoding alpha-galactosidase, with protein MNIIFNEKTKEFHITNKNISYIIKVLRNGQLGQLYFGKKIRHRDDFGHLIEAKNRPMTQYMYEKDYSFSLEHIKQEYPCYGTTDYRYPAFEIKQENGSTITEFEYVSHNIFKGKKSLKGLPATYVESDDEAMTLEILLKDKLTEVELTLSYTIFENYDAIARNARFENKGEKAVDLTRALSLNLDLPDYNYEWIHLSGAWSRERYIKTRKLEMGIQAISSTKGISSNNQNPFIALKRPETTETLGEAIGFSLVYSGNFLAQIEVDTYDVSRVSMGINPFGFTWHLDSKEEFQTPEAIIVYSDSGLNTMSQTFHNLFGKRLARGEWRDKVRPILVNNWEGTYFDFDDEKILNIAKAAKADGIELFVLDDGWFGTRNDDHQGLGDWFSNRDKLQEGVEGLSHKIEELGMKFGLWFEPEMVNKNSDLFRKYPDWILHVPGRNQSHGRNQFVLDYSRKEVVDYIYNMMAEVIRNSKISYIKWDMNRCLTECYSVALPPERQGEVFHRYVLGVYDLYDRLTTEFPHILFESCSSGGARFDAAMLYYAPQCWTSDDTDAIERLKIQYGTSMAYPVSSMGAHVSVTPNHQVQRMTPIETRANVAFFGAFGYELDMSKLSEEEHRKVREQVEFFKEYREVFQFGTFYRLLSPFTSNIVSWMVVSKDQKTALVGYYKILNDVNCAYRRVKLQGLNPDFNYTITNFNNPKEVATKNCYGDELMNLGLLTTDPSSGQVLDNTRRSHDFDSTIFILKNN; from the coding sequence ATGAACATCATTTTTAATGAAAAAACTAAAGAATTTCATATAACTAATAAAAATATTAGCTATATTATTAAAGTCTTAAGAAATGGACAACTTGGACAATTATATTTTGGTAAAAAAATTAGACATAGAGATGACTTTGGACATCTTATAGAAGCTAAAAATCGTCCTATGACACAATATATGTATGAGAAAGATTACTCTTTTTCATTGGAACATATAAAGCAAGAATATCCTTGCTATGGAACTACTGATTATAGATATCCAGCTTTTGAAATAAAGCAAGAAAATGGAAGTACAATAACAGAGTTTGAATATGTATCTCATAATATATTTAAAGGAAAAAAATCTTTAAAAGGATTACCTGCAACTTATGTGGAATCAGATGATGAAGCTATGACTTTAGAAATACTTTTAAAAGATAAATTAACTGAAGTTGAACTTACTCTTTCTTATACTATCTTCGAAAACTATGACGCAATAGCTAGAAATGCTAGATTTGAAAATAAAGGAGAAAAGGCAGTAGATTTAACAAGAGCTCTTAGTTTAAACTTAGATTTACCTGACTATAATTATGAATGGATACATCTTTCTGGTGCTTGGTCAAGAGAGCGTTATATTAAAACTCGCAAGTTAGAAATGGGAATACAAGCTATTAGTAGTACAAAGGGAATATCAAGTAATAATCAAAACCCTTTTATTGCTCTAAAACGTCCTGAAACTACTGAAACTTTAGGGGAAGCTATTGGATTTTCTTTAGTATATAGTGGAAACTTCTTAGCTCAAATAGAAGTAGATACTTATGATGTTTCACGTGTTTCTATGGGAATAAATCCTTTTGGATTTACTTGGCATCTTGATTCTAAAGAGGAATTTCAAACTCCTGAGGCTATAATAGTTTATTCAGACTCTGGATTAAATACAATGAGTCAAACTTTCCATAACCTTTTTGGAAAAAGACTTGCAAGGGGAGAATGGAGAGATAAAGTTAGACCTATCTTAGTTAATAACTGGGAAGGAACATATTTTGATTTTGATGATGAAAAAATCTTAAATATTGCTAAAGCAGCAAAAGCAGATGGAATAGAACTATTTGTATTAGATGATGGTTGGTTTGGAACTAGAAATGATGATCATCAAGGACTAGGAGATTGGTTCTCTAATAGAGATAAACTTCAAGAGGGAGTAGAGGGGTTATCTCATAAAATAGAAGAACTTGGAATGAAGTTTGGACTATGGTTTGAGCCTGAGATGGTAAATAAAAATAGTGATCTTTTCCGTAAATACCCAGATTGGATTTTACATGTTCCTGGACGTAATCAATCACATGGAAGAAATCAATTTGTTTTAGATTATTCTAGGAAAGAGGTTGTTGATTATATCTATAACATGATGGCAGAAGTTATTAGAAACTCTAAAATTTCATATATTAAATGGGATATGAACCGTTGTTTAACTGAATGTTATTCTGTAGCTCTTCCTCCAGAAAGACAGGGAGAAGTTTTCCATAGATATGTCTTAGGAGTATATGATCTATATGATAGATTGACTACAGAGTTCCCTCATATATTATTTGAATCATGTTCGAGTGGTGGAGCAAGATTTGATGCTGCTATGCTTTATTATGCTCCTCAATGCTGGACAAGTGATGATACAGACGCTATTGAAAGATTAAAAATTCAATATGGTACATCTATGGCTTACCCTGTTTCATCTATGGGAGCACATGTTTCTGTTACACCTAACCATCAAGTACAACGTATGACTCCTATTGAAACTCGTGCTAATGTAGCTTTCTTTGGAGCTTTTGGATATGAACTTGACATGAGTAAACTAAGTGAAGAGGAACATAGAAAAGTACGTGAACAAGTAGAATTCTTTAAAGAGTATAGAGAAGTTTTCCAGTTTGGAACTTTCTATCGTCTACTTAGTCCATTTACAAGTAATATTGTTTCTTGGATGGTCGTTTCTAAAGATCAAAAAACTGCTTTAGTAGGATATTACAAAATACTTAACGATGTTAACTGTGCATATAGAAGAGTAAAACTACAAGGATTAAATCCAGATTTTAATTATACAATAACTAACTTTAACAATCCAAAAGAAGTAGCTACTAAGAATTGTTATGGAGATGAACTTATGAACTTAGGACTTTTAACTACTGATCCTTCTTCTGGACAAGTTCTTGATAATACTAGAAGATCTCATGATTTTGATTCAACAATTTTTATATTAAAAAATAATTAA
- the queA gene encoding tRNA preQ1(34) S-adenosylmethionine ribosyltransferase-isomerase QueA, protein MSTKLHDYDYYLPEELIGQQPREPRDHARLMLVDRENKKIEHKHFYDIIDYLHEGDILVRNSTKVIPARLFGHKETGGVLEILLIKRIDLDTWECLLKPAKKLKLGQKLYVGQNNELVAELIEIKDDGNRVLKFTYEGAFEEVLDKLGNMPLPPYIVESLKEKDRYQTVYAQRGESVAAPTAGLHFTKELLEKIEKKGIKIVDIFLEVGLGTFRPVQTEDVLDHKMHEEKFEIPQEAADIINRAKAEGRRVISVGTTSTRALESSVDENGKVIAQKSSTEIFIYPGYKFKVVDALITNFHLPKSTLLMLVSAFSSREFMLDVYKIAVEEKYHFFSFGDAMFIY, encoded by the coding sequence ATGTCTACAAAATTACATGATTATGATTATTATTTACCAGAGGAACTAATTGGACAACAGCCTAGAGAACCTAGAGATCATGCTAGACTTATGTTGGTAGATAGAGAGAATAAAAAAATAGAACATAAACATTTTTATGATATAATAGATTATTTACATGAAGGGGATATTTTAGTAAGAAATTCTACTAAAGTAATTCCTGCTAGACTTTTTGGACATAAGGAAACAGGAGGAGTATTAGAGATCTTACTTATTAAAAGAATAGATCTTGATACTTGGGAATGTCTATTAAAACCAGCTAAAAAATTAAAACTGGGACAAAAACTTTATGTTGGACAAAATAATGAACTTGTAGCAGAACTTATAGAAATAAAGGATGATGGAAATAGAGTTTTAAAATTTACTTATGAGGGAGCTTTTGAAGAGGTATTAGATAAATTAGGAAATATGCCACTACCTCCATATATCGTTGAGAGTTTAAAAGAAAAGGATAGATATCAAACTGTATATGCTCAAAGAGGAGAATCAGTAGCAGCCCCAACTGCAGGACTTCATTTTACTAAGGAACTTTTGGAAAAAATAGAAAAAAAGGGAATAAAAATTGTAGATATTTTTCTTGAAGTTGGGTTAGGAACTTTTAGACCTGTTCAAACAGAAGATGTATTAGATCATAAGATGCATGAGGAGAAATTTGAAATACCCCAAGAGGCTGCAGATATAATTAATAGAGCTAAAGCAGAAGGAAGAAGAGTAATATCTGTAGGAACTACAAGTACAAGAGCATTAGAATCTTCAGTAGATGAAAATGGAAAGGTTATAGCTCAAAAAAGTAGTACAGAGATATTTATCTATCCAGGATATAAATTTAAAGTAGTAGATGCACTTATTACAAATTTTCATTTACCTAAATCTACACTTTTAATGCTTGTATCAGCTTTCTCTAGTAGAGAATTTATGTTAGATGTATATAAAATTGCTGTAGAGGAAAAATACCATTTCTTTAGTTTTGGAGATGCTATGTTTATCTATTAA
- a CDS encoding TSUP family transporter, with translation MIIEELFTFNFFTLSFFCFIGAFIDSVAGGGGLISLPAYMASGLPPHFALGTNKLSGFFSGLGSSLNYALSGKVNWKLIKKLGFFSFIGSYLGVNTILKTKPDYINYIVLTALILVLIYTLIHKNMGNISEYKGLNKRNITLGIFMAFGIGFYNRFLGPGTGSFLVFFLMKIFKYDFVEANGDSKILNLIGNFTSIIIFLINGKVYFLYGIPISFIMFLGASLGSRFAILKGSKFIRPVFLFITFITIINMLKNTLL, from the coding sequence ATGATTATTGAAGAGTTATTCACTTTTAATTTCTTTACATTAAGTTTTTTCTGTTTTATAGGAGCTTTTATAGATTCAGTAGCTGGAGGTGGAGGATTAATCTCTCTTCCAGCTTATATGGCATCTGGACTTCCACCACATTTTGCCCTAGGAACTAATAAGTTATCTGGCTTTTTTTCAGGATTAGGAAGTAGTTTAAATTACGCTCTTTCTGGTAAAGTAAATTGGAAGTTAATAAAAAAACTTGGTTTTTTCTCTTTTATAGGTTCATATTTAGGAGTTAACACAATACTTAAAACAAAACCTGATTATATTAATTATATTGTACTTACTGCCTTAATTTTAGTTTTAATTTATACTCTTATACATAAAAATATGGGAAATATTAGTGAATACAAAGGCTTAAATAAAAGAAATATAACTTTAGGTATTTTTATGGCTTTTGGAATTGGGTTTTATAATCGATTTCTTGGACCTGGAACAGGATCATTTTTAGTATTTTTCTTAATGAAAATTTTTAAATATGATTTTGTAGAAGCTAATGGAGATTCTAAAATTTTAAATTTAATAGGAAATTTTACTAGTATTATTATATTTTTAATCAACGGAAAAGTTTACTTTCTATATGGTATTCCTATCTCTTTTATTATGTTTTTAGGAGCTAGTTTAGGTTCTAGATTTGCTATTTTAAAAGGAAGTAAGTTTATTCGTCCAGTTTTTCTTTTTATTACTTTTATCACAATTATAAATATGTTAAAAAATACATTATTATGA
- the rsmD gene encoding 16S rRNA (guanine(966)-N(2))-methyltransferase RsmD has product MRIIAGDAKNKRIKSRKGTDTRPTLGSIKESLFSIIAPYVPDCVFLDLFSGSGSISLEALSRGAKRAIMIEKDAEALKYIIENINNLGYEDRCRAYKNDVLRAIEILGRKGEKFNIIFMDPPYKDEVCTRVMKAIEKNKILAEDGLIICEHHVFEEMADNIGEYKKADERKYGKKCITFYTR; this is encoded by the coding sequence ATGAGAATAATTGCAGGAGATGCAAAAAATAAAAGAATAAAAAGTAGAAAAGGAACAGATACTAGACCAACATTAGGAAGTATAAAGGAATCTCTATTTTCTATCATAGCACCATATGTTCCTGATTGTGTATTTTTAGATTTGTTTAGTGGAAGTGGAAGTATCTCATTAGAAGCTTTAAGCAGAGGAGCTAAAAGAGCTATAATGATAGAAAAAGATGCAGAAGCTTTAAAATATATAATTGAGAATATAAATAATTTAGGTTATGAAGATAGATGTAGAGCTTATAAAAATGATGTTTTAAGAGCTATAGAAATCCTTGGAAGAAAAGGAGAAAAATTCAATATTATCTTTATGGATCCTCCATATAAAGATGAAGTATGTACTAGAGTTATGAAAGCTATTGAAAAAAATAAAATTTTAGCTGAAGATGGACTTATAATATGTGAACACCATGTTTTTGAAGAGATGGCTGATAATATAGGTGAATATAAAAAAGCTGATGAAAGAAAATATGGTAAAAAATGTATTACATTCTATACTAGATAA
- a CDS encoding transposase, whose amino-acid sequence MILAKKVRLYPTREQEQKLWQSVGTARFIYNYTIAKQEENYKNGGKFISDGVIRKELTQLKKSELIWLNEVSNNITKQAVKDACNSYKRFFKGLANKPKFKSKKKNKPSFYNDPIKLKIKDKKILIEKVGWINIREQIPTGAKYNNPRITYDNKYWYISIGVEVEKKQEELTDVSLGIDLGLKDLAICSDGKIFKNINKTKKVKKLEKRLKQKQKQISRKYEMNKIKKEGGVGCQFIKTKNIEKLENTTKLIHRKLSNIRNNYLHQVTTSIVKTKPYRIVIEDLNVSGMMKNKHLSDSVRRQCFYKFREYITYKSELYGIKLVIADRFYPSSKTCSHCGSIKKDLKLKDRVYRCSHCGVVIDRDYNASVNLSMYKLA is encoded by the coding sequence ATGATACTTGCAAAGAAAGTTAGGCTTTATCCAACTAGAGAGCAAGAACAAAAATTATGGCAATCTGTTGGAACTGCGAGATTTATCTATAACTATACTATCGCAAAACAGGAAGAAAACTATAAAAATGGTGGTAAATTTATTAGCGATGGAGTCATCAGAAAAGAATTAACTCAACTAAAAAAATCTGAGCTAATTTGGTTAAATGAAGTATCAAATAATATAACTAAACAAGCAGTAAAAGATGCTTGTAACTCCTATAAAAGATTTTTTAAAGGTTTAGCTAATAAACCAAAATTTAAAAGTAAAAAGAAAAATAAACCTAGTTTTTACAATGACCCTATAAAATTAAAAATTAAAGATAAAAAGATCTTGATTGAAAAAGTAGGTTGGATAAACATAAGAGAACAAATACCTACTGGAGCTAAATACAACAACCCTAGAATTACCTATGATAATAAATATTGGTATATATCTATTGGAGTAGAAGTTGAGAAAAAACAGGAAGAACTGACAGATGTTTCATTAGGAATAGATTTAGGATTAAAAGATTTAGCAATTTGTTCAGATGGGAAAATTTTTAAAAATATTAATAAAACTAAAAAGGTTAAAAAATTAGAAAAAAGATTAAAACAGAAACAAAAACAAATTAGTAGAAAATATGAAATGAATAAAATAAAAAAAGAGGGAGGTGTAGGTTGTCAATTTATTAAAACTAAAAATATAGAAAAATTAGAAAATACAACAAAGTTGATACATAGAAAATTAAGCAATATTAGAAATAACTATCTTCATCAAGTTACAACAAGTATAGTGAAAACCAAACCATATAGAATTGTAATAGAAGATTTGAATGTTTCTGGAATGATGAAGAATAAACATTTATCAGATTCAGTAAGAAGACAGTGTTTTTATAAGTTTAGAGAGTATATAACATATAAGTCAGAGTTATATGGAATAAAACTAGTAATAGCAGATAGATTTTATCCATCATCAAAAACTTGTAGTCATTGTGGTTCTATAAAGAAAGATTTAAAACTAAAAGATAGAGTTTATAGATGTTCACATTGTGGGGTAGTAATAGATAGAGATTATAATGCTTCAGTAAATTTATCTATGTATAAATTAGCATAG
- a CDS encoding polyprenyl synthetase family protein, whose product MLFKEYLGMGKKLVEEGIDRYLSELTYPEVIAEGMKYAVLNGGKRLRPILLFMTLDILGCEKEKGLATASAIEMIHSYSLVHDDLPALDNDDYRRGKLTTHKKFGEAEGILIGDALLTHAFYVLTEKNSHLSPEKIVEIVKLTSSYAGINGMIGGQMVDIASEGKKIDIETLRYMHAHKTGKLIKLPVEVACIIGDASKEEREVLTKYSELIGLAFQIKDDILDIEGDFETIGKPVGSDLEHDKSTYPSILGMAESKRLLAETIEEAKKIIVTKFGEEKSKILLDLADYIGNRDK is encoded by the coding sequence ATGCTATTTAAAGAATATCTTGGAATGGGAAAAAAATTGGTAGAAGAAGGAATAGATAGATATCTATCTGAATTAACATATCCTGAAGTTATAGCTGAAGGAATGAAATATGCTGTTTTAAATGGTGGAAAGAGATTGAGACCTATTTTACTATTTATGACATTAGATATTTTAGGCTGTGAAAAAGAAAAGGGATTGGCTACAGCTTCGGCTATAGAAATGATACACTCATACTCTCTTGTACATGATGACTTACCTGCTTTAGACAATGATGATTATAGAAGAGGAAAACTTACAACTCATAAAAAATTTGGAGAAGCAGAGGGAATTTTAATAGGAGATGCTCTTTTAACTCATGCTTTTTATGTACTTACAGAAAAAAATTCTCATTTGTCACCAGAAAAAATTGTGGAAATAGTAAAACTAACATCTAGTTATGCTGGAATTAATGGAATGATTGGTGGACAGATGGTAGATATAGCTAGTGAAGGGAAAAAAATAGATATAGAAACATTGAGATATATGCATGCTCATAAAACAGGAAAATTAATAAAACTTCCTGTAGAAGTAGCTTGTATAATAGGAGATGCATCTAAAGAGGAAAGAGAAGTTCTTACTAAGTATTCAGAGTTAATAGGACTTGCTTTTCAAATAAAAGATGATATTCTAGATATAGAAGGAGATTTTGAAACTATAGGAAAACCTGTAGGAAGTGACTTAGAACATGATAAATCAACTTATCCATCTATTTTAGGAATGGCTGAGAGTAAAAGATTGTTAGCTGAAACTATTGAAGAAGCTAAGAAAATAATAGTAACTAAATTTGGAGAAGAGAAGAGTAAAATTCTTTTAGATTTAGCTGATTATATAGGTAATAGAGATAAGTAA
- the dhaM gene encoding dihydroxyacetone kinase phosphoryl donor subunit DhaM, producing the protein MISFVIVSHSKKLADEVINLCNEMKKYDFPVVNGSGTGGDYLGSDPMIIKEAIESVYSEDGVIIIGDIGSSILNSEMAIEFLDESFNRDKIKIADAPLVEGTLAAMAINDGKTSLEDILNELLEFKNFSKV; encoded by the coding sequence ATGATCAGTTTTGTTATTGTATCTCATAGTAAAAAATTAGCTGATGAAGTTATAAATCTTTGTAACGAAATGAAAAAATATGATTTTCCAGTTGTAAATGGAAGTGGTACTGGAGGAGATTATCTAGGTTCTGATCCTATGATTATAAAAGAGGCTATTGAGTCTGTATATTCAGAAGATGGAGTTATTATTATTGGAGATATTGGAAGTTCTATTTTAAATAGTGAAATGGCTATTGAATTTTTAGATGAATCTTTCAATAGAGATAAAATAAAAATAGCAGATGCCCCTTTAGTAGAGGGAACTTTAGCAGCTATGGCTATCAATGATGGAAAAACATCTCTTGAAGATATTTTAAACGAACTTTTAGAATTCAAGAATTTTAGTAAAGTATAA
- the dhaL gene encoding dihydroxyacetone kinase subunit DhaL: MRLDILEKVCNIIIENKENLTELDRVIGDGDHGVNLSRGMEKVKEELPKLEGLKPFEVLNKCAMLLMSNVGGASGALYATALMKGAAALKGKEEITSEDILKAWNDMILGIESRGKSTKGEKTMLDTLIPAYEAFKNEIEAGKDIKSAFLTAEQAGKLGMESTRDMLATKGRATYLGERSVGHIDAGATSSYLIIKTIAENL, translated from the coding sequence ATGAGACTAGATATTTTAGAAAAAGTTTGTAATATTATTATAGAAAACAAAGAAAATTTAACAGAGTTAGATAGAGTTATTGGTGATGGAGACCATGGTGTAAATCTATCTAGAGGAATGGAAAAAGTAAAGGAAGAACTTCCTAAATTAGAAGGACTTAAACCATTTGAGGTTCTTAATAAATGTGCTATGCTTTTAATGTCTAATGTTGGAGGAGCTTCTGGAGCTCTTTATGCTACTGCTCTTATGAAGGGAGCTGCTGCTTTAAAAGGTAAAGAAGAGATAACTTCTGAAGATATTTTAAAAGCTTGGAATGATATGATCTTAGGAATAGAAAGTAGAGGAAAATCTACTAAAGGTGAAAAAACTATGTTAGATACTCTTATTCCTGCCTATGAAGCTTTTAAAAATGAAATTGAAGCTGGAAAAGATATTAAATCTGCATTTTTAACTGCTGAACAAGCTGGAAAATTAGGAATGGAATCAACTAGAGATATGTTAGCAACTAAGGGAAGAGCTACTTATCTTGGAGAAAGAAGTGTAGGACATATTGATGCTGGTGCTACATCATCATATCTTATTATTAAAACTATTGCTGAGAATCTATAA